A genomic stretch from Haemophilus parainfluenzae ATCC 33392 includes:
- the purH gene encoding bifunctional phosphoribosylaminoimidazolecarboxamide formyltransferase/IMP cyclohydrolase, whose product MTDRPIRQALLSVSDKAGIVEFAQGLIQRGVKLLSTGGTAKLLEQHGLPVTEVSDYTGFPEMMDGRVKTLHPKVHGGILGRRGTDDAIMQQHGIEGIDMVVVNLYPFAATVAKPDCTLADAVENIDIGGPTMVRSAAKNHKDVAIVVNNHDFNAILAEMDKHHNSLTLETRFDLAIKAFEHTAQYDSMIANYFGQMVKPYHVAEEEDANAKCGQFPRTLNLNFVRKQTMRYGENAHQNAAFYVDLNVKEASVATAHQLQGKALSYNNIADTDAALECVKEFDEPACVIVKHANPCGVALGKDILEAYNRAYQTDPTSAFGGIIAFNRELDEKTATEIVERQFVEVIIAPKVSAEAQEVVKRKKNVRLLECGEWTSRSERLDFKRVNGGLLVQDADLGMVGVDDLKVVSKRQPTEQELKDLLFCWKVAKFVKSNAIVYAKDNQTIGIGAGQMSRVYSAKIAGIKAQDEGLTVAGCVMASDAFFPFRDGIDAAAKVGIQCVIHPGGSMRDQEVIDAADEHNMVMVLTGMRHFRH is encoded by the coding sequence ATGACAGATCGTCCAATTCGTCAGGCTTTACTGAGTGTTTCTGATAAAGCCGGTATCGTAGAATTTGCTCAAGGCTTAATACAGCGTGGTGTAAAACTACTTTCCACAGGCGGTACTGCAAAATTGTTAGAGCAACATGGTTTGCCGGTGACTGAAGTGTCTGATTATACGGGATTCCCTGAAATGATGGACGGTCGTGTAAAAACCTTACATCCAAAAGTGCATGGCGGGATTCTTGGGCGTCGTGGTACAGATGATGCGATCATGCAGCAACATGGCATTGAAGGCATTGATATGGTCGTCGTGAATTTATATCCATTTGCAGCCACCGTGGCTAAACCAGATTGCACATTGGCTGATGCAGTAGAAAATATAGATATCGGTGGGCCAACCATGGTACGTTCTGCAGCGAAAAACCATAAAGATGTGGCGATTGTAGTGAATAATCATGATTTTAACGCCATTCTTGCTGAAATGGATAAACACCACAACAGCTTAACGCTTGAAACCCGTTTTGATCTTGCCATCAAAGCATTTGAACATACCGCTCAATATGATTCTATGATTGCTAACTACTTTGGACAAATGGTGAAACCGTATCATGTGGCAGAGGAAGAAGATGCCAATGCGAAGTGCGGTCAATTCCCACGTACTTTAAACCTTAACTTCGTGCGTAAACAAACCATGCGTTATGGGGAGAACGCTCATCAAAATGCGGCCTTCTATGTTGATTTAAATGTGAAAGAAGCAAGCGTAGCTACCGCTCATCAATTACAAGGTAAAGCCTTGTCTTACAATAATATTGCTGACACCGATGCAGCACTTGAATGCGTGAAAGAATTTGATGAGCCGGCTTGCGTGATCGTTAAACACGCTAATCCATGCGGTGTGGCTTTAGGTAAAGATATTTTAGAAGCTTATAACCGTGCTTACCAAACCGATCCAACTTCTGCATTTGGCGGCATTATTGCTTTCAACCGTGAATTAGACGAAAAAACCGCGACTGAAATTGTGGAACGTCAATTTGTTGAAGTGATTATTGCACCGAAAGTATCAGCTGAAGCGCAAGAAGTGGTGAAACGTAAGAAAAATGTTCGTTTGCTTGAATGTGGCGAGTGGACGTCACGTTCTGAACGTCTAGATTTCAAACGTGTAAACGGCGGTTTATTAGTGCAAGATGCGGATTTAGGCATGGTTGGCGTGGATGATTTAAAAGTGGTAAGTAAACGTCAGCCAACTGAACAAGAACTAAAAGACTTATTGTTCTGCTGGAAAGTAGCGAAATTTGTGAAATCGAATGCCATTGTTTACGCCAAAGACAATCAAACTATCGGTATCGGTGCTGGCCAAATGAGCCGCGTATATTCTGCGAAGATTGCAGGGATTAAGGCACAGGATGAAGGTTTAACCGTAGCCGGTTGTGTGATGGCATCTGATGCATTCTTCCCATTCCGTGACGGTATTGATGCGGCGGCGAAAGTGGGAATTCAATGTGTTATCCATCCAGGTGGTTCAATGCGCGATCAAGAAGTCATTGATGCAGCGGATGAACATAATATGGTGATGGTATTAACTGGAATGCGTCATTTTAGACATTAA
- the rplU gene encoding 50S ribosomal protein L21: MYAVFQSGGKQHRVSEGQVVRLEKLELATGATVEFDSVLMVVNGEDVKIGAPVVAGAKVVAEVVAQGRGDKVKIVKFRRRKHSRKQQGHRQWFTEVKITGIQA; this comes from the coding sequence ATGTACGCAGTTTTCCAAAGTGGCGGTAAACAACACCGTGTGAGCGAAGGTCAAGTCGTTCGTTTAGAAAAACTTGAACTTGCAACTGGCGCAACAGTTGAGTTCGACTCAGTGTTGATGGTCGTTAATGGTGAAGATGTTAAAATTGGTGCACCAGTAGTAGCTGGCGCGAAAGTAGTGGCTGAAGTTGTGGCACAAGGTCGTGGCGATAAAGTTAAAATCGTTAAGTTCCGTCGTCGTAAACACAGCCGTAAACAACAAGGTCATCGTCAGTGGTTCACAGAAGTGAAAATCACTGGGATTCAAGCATAA
- the rpmA gene encoding 50S ribosomal protein L27 codes for MATKKAGGSTRNGRDSEAKRLGVKRFGGESVLAGSIIVRQRGTKFHAGNNVGMGRDHTLFATADGKVKFEVKGEKSRKYVSIVTE; via the coding sequence ATGGCAACTAAAAAAGCTGGTGGTTCAACTCGTAACGGTCGTGATTCTGAAGCTAAACGCCTTGGTGTTAAACGTTTCGGTGGCGAATCTGTATTAGCAGGTAGCATCATTGTACGTCAACGTGGTACTAAATTCCACGCAGGTAACAACGTAGGTATGGGTCGTGACCACACCTTATTTGCTACCGCTGACGGTAAAGTAAAATTTGAAGTTAAAGGCGAGAAAAGCCGTAAATACGTGAGTATTGTAACTGAATAA
- the smpB gene encoding SsrA-binding protein SmpB, with translation MTKKKVKVGSNTIALNKRARHEYFIEDEIEAGLELQGWEVKSMRAGKANISDSYIIFKNGEAYLFGATIQPLSLASTHVVCDPTRTRKLLLNKRELDNLFGKSSRDGFTIVALSLYWKGPWAKIKIGLAKGKKQHDKRDDIKEREWKVAKERIMKNANRG, from the coding sequence ATGACCAAGAAGAAAGTCAAAGTCGGCTCCAATACCATTGCGTTAAACAAACGAGCTCGACATGAATATTTTATTGAAGATGAGATTGAAGCCGGCCTTGAATTACAAGGTTGGGAAGTCAAATCAATGCGCGCGGGTAAAGCCAATATCAGCGACAGCTATATCATTTTTAAAAACGGTGAAGCCTATTTATTTGGTGCAACCATTCAACCATTAAGCTTAGCCTCAACTCACGTAGTTTGCGATCCGACGCGTACACGTAAACTTTTATTGAATAAACGTGAACTGGATAATCTTTTCGGTAAATCAAGCCGTGATGGTTTTACCATTGTTGCCCTTTCTCTTTATTGGAAAGGCCCTTGGGCGAAGATCAAAATCGGTCTTGCGAAAGGTAAAAAACAACATGATAAACGTGATGATATTAAAGAGCGTGAATGGAAAGTAGCAAAAGAGCGTATTATGAAAAATGCGAATCGTGGATAA
- the cgtA gene encoding Obg family GTPase CgtA → MKFIDEALIRVEAGDGGNGCVSFRREKFIPKGGPDGGDGGDGGDVYLVADENLNTLIDYRFTKRFAAERGENGHSSDCTGRRGKNITLRVPVGTRAIDHDTKEVLGDLTKHGAKMLVAKGGYHGLGNTRFKSSVNRAPRQKTMGTPGEKRDLLLELMLLADVGMLGLPNAGKSTFIRAVSAAKPKVADYPFTTLVPSLGVVKVDESHSFVVADIPGLIEGASDGAGLGIRFLKHLERCRVLIHLVDINPIDESDPADNISIIESELFQYSEKLADKPRWLVFNKIDTMTEEEAHERAQEITERLGWEEGYHLISAATGKNVPPLCRDIMDFIEANPRDAEVEENKPEEVKFKWEDYHQEQLAEHQFDDEDDDWDDWDEEDEEGVEFIYKP, encoded by the coding sequence ATGAAATTTATTGATGAAGCCCTGATTCGTGTGGAAGCAGGGGATGGTGGAAACGGTTGTGTAAGTTTCCGCCGTGAAAAATTTATCCCAAAAGGCGGTCCAGATGGCGGCGATGGCGGTGATGGCGGTGATGTTTATTTGGTTGCAGACGAAAACTTAAATACCTTGATCGATTATCGTTTTACAAAACGTTTTGCCGCAGAGCGTGGTGAGAACGGACATAGTTCAGATTGTACTGGTCGTCGCGGTAAAAATATTACATTACGTGTGCCGGTGGGAACGCGTGCAATTGATCATGACACCAAAGAAGTGCTTGGAGATTTAACAAAGCATGGTGCCAAAATGTTAGTGGCGAAAGGTGGTTATCATGGTTTAGGGAACACACGTTTTAAATCTTCAGTGAACCGTGCACCTCGCCAAAAAACCATGGGTACACCAGGAGAAAAACGCGATTTATTATTAGAACTAATGCTTCTTGCGGATGTCGGGATGCTTGGTTTACCAAATGCAGGTAAATCGACCTTTATTCGTGCCGTTTCAGCCGCAAAACCAAAAGTCGCTGATTATCCATTTACCACTTTAGTGCCAAGTTTAGGTGTCGTAAAAGTGGATGAAAGCCATAGCTTTGTGGTGGCAGATATTCCTGGATTGATTGAAGGTGCATCGGATGGCGCTGGTTTAGGGATTCGTTTCTTAAAACACTTGGAACGTTGTCGTGTGTTAATTCATTTAGTAGATATTAACCCAATTGATGAATCCGATCCTGCTGATAATATTTCGATCATCGAGTCAGAATTATTCCAATATAGCGAAAAATTGGCAGATAAGCCGCGTTGGTTAGTCTTCAATAAAATTGATACGATGACAGAAGAAGAGGCGCATGAACGAGCACAAGAGATTACGGAACGTCTTGGTTGGGAAGAAGGGTATCACCTTATTTCTGCCGCAACCGGTAAAAATGTGCCACCACTTTGTCGTGATATTATGGATTTCATTGAAGCGAATCCACGTGATGCGGAAGTAGAAGAAAATAAACCGGAAGAAGTGAAATTCAAATGGGAAGACTACCATCAGGAACAGCTTGCTGAACATCAATTTGATGATGAAGATGACGACTGGGATGATTGGGACGAAGAAGATGAAGAAGGTGTTGAGTTTATTTACAAACCTTAA
- a CDS encoding protein-disulfide reductase DsbD — MKRILLFLFFIFTALSTQAGLFDKKSAFLPVDDAFQFSAAKSDNQENVIVKWSIAEGYYLYQDKISVKLNQAETPSFDVPTFSISPEDYNDPYFGLMKIFKKPVQAIFKASQPPFKAEDVIEIAYQGCTEGFCYPPEVKEIKVADLPIVQVTDTEKTSEKSTALSAQPKAEQDRLAESLFNSKYAVFGFFLLGLGLAFTPCVLPMLPLLSAIVIGQNQRPNMWRAFALSFVYVQGMALTYTLLGLIVAAIGLPFQVALQHPYVMIGLSIIFVLLALSMFGVFTLQLPSSLQTKLSLLSQQQKAGAFGGVFLMGMIAGLVASPCTSAPLSGALLYVAQSGDLFTGAITLYLLALGMGVPLILITLFGNKILPKSGMWMETVKKLFGFVMLALPVFLISRILPDEWTPRLWAMLGTAFFIWFAFQMPKNGTGWLFRILFLVAAMISVKPLQAWVWGEGSAQSAVENKLVSHVEFKQVKSEAELQQALAENNKSLVMLDLYADWCVACKEFEKETFSDPRVQKTFGDMLLLQVDMTKNSEENRALMTKYKVLGLPTILFFNQDGKEIEGSRINGFMSPVEFLQWIEKISKP; from the coding sequence ATGAAGCGAATTCTTCTTTTTTTATTTTTTATTTTTACCGCACTTTCCACTCAAGCCGGTCTTTTTGATAAAAAATCAGCTTTCTTACCTGTGGATGACGCTTTTCAATTTTCAGCTGCGAAAAGCGATAATCAAGAAAATGTGATCGTCAAGTGGTCAATTGCAGAAGGGTATTATCTCTATCAAGATAAAATTTCCGTGAAACTTAACCAAGCGGAAACCCCATCCTTTGATGTGCCGACATTTTCTATTTCACCTGAAGATTATAACGATCCTTATTTTGGCTTAATGAAGATTTTCAAAAAGCCGGTACAAGCTATTTTTAAAGCAAGCCAGCCGCCCTTTAAAGCGGAAGATGTGATTGAAATTGCTTACCAAGGTTGTACTGAGGGCTTTTGTTATCCCCCTGAAGTGAAAGAAATTAAAGTGGCGGATTTGCCTATTGTCCAGGTTACCGATACTGAAAAAACATCGGAAAAATCGACCGCACTTTCAGCACAACCTAAAGCAGAGCAAGACCGTTTAGCGGAAAGTTTATTTAATAGCAAATATGCCGTATTTGGTTTCTTTTTATTGGGCTTAGGTTTGGCTTTTACCCCCTGTGTGTTGCCAATGCTACCATTGCTTTCAGCGATAGTAATTGGTCAAAATCAACGCCCTAATATGTGGCGCGCTTTCGCATTAAGTTTTGTATATGTGCAGGGGATGGCGCTGACTTATACCTTACTAGGCTTGATTGTAGCTGCAATTGGTTTGCCATTCCAAGTGGCGTTGCAACATCCTTATGTGATGATTGGGTTATCAATCATCTTTGTTTTGTTAGCTTTGTCGATGTTCGGGGTATTTACCTTACAGCTTCCAAGCTCATTACAAACAAAACTATCTTTACTTAGTCAACAGCAAAAAGCCGGTGCCTTTGGTGGAGTGTTCTTAATGGGAATGATTGCGGGACTTGTCGCTTCACCTTGTACATCAGCACCGCTTTCAGGGGCCTTGCTTTATGTGGCGCAGAGTGGCGATTTATTCACTGGTGCGATTACGCTTTATTTGCTCGCATTAGGGATGGGCGTACCACTTATTTTAATCACCTTATTCGGTAATAAAATCCTGCCTAAATCAGGTATGTGGATGGAAACGGTCAAAAAGCTCTTTGGCTTTGTGATGCTCGCATTACCGGTATTCTTAATTTCTCGTATTTTACCAGATGAATGGACACCAAGATTATGGGCGATGCTCGGCACTGCATTTTTTATTTGGTTTGCTTTCCAAATGCCGAAGAATGGTACAGGTTGGCTATTCCGAATTCTATTTTTAGTGGCAGCGATGATTAGTGTGAAACCTCTTCAAGCATGGGTTTGGGGTGAAGGCTCTGCACAAAGTGCGGTCGAAAATAAATTGGTTTCTCACGTTGAATTTAAACAAGTGAAAAGTGAAGCTGAATTGCAACAAGCACTGGCGGAAAATAACAAATCACTGGTGATGCTCGATCTTTATGCGGATTGGTGTGTGGCTTGTAAAGAGTTTGAAAAAGAAACATTTAGCGATCCTCGTGTACAAAAAACCTTTGGCGATATGTTGCTCCTTCAAGTTGATATGACAAAAAACTCTGAAGAAAACCGTGCTTTAATGACAAAATATAAAGTGCTAGGTTTACCGACTATTTTGTTCTTTAATCAAGATGGAAAAGAAATCGAGGGGAGTCGTATTAACGGATTCATGTCGCCTGTTGAGTTTCTACAATGGATTGAGAAAATCAGTAAACCATAA
- the purD gene encoding phosphoribosylamine--glycine ligase, whose translation MNILIIGNGGREHALAWKAAQSPLADKVFVAPGNAGTALEHKVENVNISATDIPALVKFAQDKQIGLTIVGPEAPLVIGVVDAFRAAGLKIFGPTQAAAQLEGSKAFTKDFLARHKIPTAEYQNFTEVEPALAYLREKGAPIVVKADGLAAGKGVIVAMTLQEAEDAVRDMLSGNAFGEAGSRVVIEEFLDGEEASFIIMVDGKNVEPMATSQDHKRVGENDTGLNTGGMGAYSPAPVVTSEIHDRIMREVIYPTVNGMAAEGNVYTGFLYAGLMIMPNGQPKVIEFNCRFGDPETQPIMLRLESDLVELCLKACEGKLDEVKSQWNPKASLGIVLAAEGYPGDYRKGDVISGLPQSAVENEKVFLAGVAEKEGKLVTNGGRVLCVTALGESVFEAQQKALKLAEQIQWTGRFYRRDIGHRAVAREQ comes from the coding sequence ATGAACATTCTCATCATCGGAAATGGCGGTCGTGAACACGCCTTGGCTTGGAAAGCAGCACAATCTCCATTGGCAGATAAAGTTTTTGTCGCACCGGGCAATGCGGGTACAGCATTGGAACACAAAGTAGAAAACGTAAATATTTCTGCAACAGATATCCCCGCATTAGTTAAATTTGCTCAAGATAAACAAATTGGATTAACCATTGTTGGCCCTGAAGCCCCATTAGTAATTGGGGTAGTCGATGCATTTCGGGCTGCAGGATTAAAAATTTTTGGTCCAACTCAAGCGGCTGCACAATTGGAAGGTTCAAAAGCATTTACCAAAGATTTCCTCGCTCGTCATAAAATCCCAACGGCAGAATATCAAAACTTCACCGAAGTAGAACCTGCATTGGCGTACTTGCGTGAGAAAGGTGCACCAATTGTCGTTAAAGCGGATGGTTTAGCGGCGGGTAAAGGGGTAATCGTTGCAATGACATTGCAAGAAGCGGAAGACGCTGTGCGTGATATGCTTTCTGGCAATGCCTTTGGCGAAGCGGGTAGCCGAGTGGTGATTGAAGAGTTTTTAGATGGCGAAGAAGCCAGTTTTATCATCATGGTGGACGGTAAAAACGTCGAGCCTATGGCAACCAGTCAAGACCATAAACGCGTGGGCGAAAATGATACAGGTTTAAATACTGGTGGCATGGGGGCGTATTCGCCTGCACCAGTGGTGACATCAGAAATTCATGATCGCATTATGCGTGAAGTGATTTATCCAACGGTTAATGGCATGGCGGCAGAAGGCAATGTTTACACCGGTTTCTTGTATGCGGGATTGATGATCATGCCAAATGGTCAGCCGAAAGTAATTGAATTTAACTGCCGTTTTGGCGATCCAGAAACACAGCCAATTATGCTACGCCTCGAATCAGATCTCGTTGAGCTTTGTCTTAAAGCTTGCGAGGGAAAATTGGATGAAGTGAAATCCCAATGGAATCCAAAAGCGTCCTTAGGTATTGTGTTAGCCGCGGAAGGCTATCCAGGCGATTATCGTAAAGGCGATGTGATTAGTGGTTTACCACAAAGTGCGGTCGAAAATGAGAAAGTTTTCTTAGCGGGTGTCGCAGAAAAAGAAGGCAAATTAGTTACGAATGGCGGTCGCGTGCTTTGTGTTACTGCATTAGGCGAAAGCGTATTTGAAGCTCAACAAAAAGCCTTAAAACTAGCTGAACAAATTCAATGGACAGGACGTTTTTATCGTCGAGATATTGGTCATCGTGCCGTCGCTCGTGAACAATAA
- the arcA gene encoding two-component system response regulator ArcA: MATPKILIVEDEAVTRNTLKGIFEAEGYDVLQAQDGAEMYRQLNSETVNLIVLDINLPGKNGLLLGRELREKTPIPLIFLTGRDNEVDKILGLEIGADDYLTKPFNPRELTIRARNLLHRTMTLNGKEAHLQRENYRFNGWTLDLNSHNLITPEGVEFKLPRSEFRAMLHFCENPGKLQTREELLQKMTGRELKPQDRTVDVTIRRIRKHFEDHPNTPEIIATVHGEGYRFCGELEE; the protein is encoded by the coding sequence ATGGCTACCCCAAAAATCCTCATCGTGGAAGATGAAGCGGTAACCCGTAATACATTAAAAGGAATTTTCGAAGCTGAAGGCTATGACGTATTACAAGCACAAGATGGTGCAGAAATGTATCGTCAGCTAAATTCAGAAACGGTTAATCTCATTGTATTAGATATCAACTTACCTGGTAAGAATGGTTTATTACTAGGTCGTGAATTACGTGAAAAAACACCTATCCCTTTGATTTTCCTCACTGGGCGAGATAATGAGGTCGATAAAATTTTAGGTTTAGAAATCGGAGCCGATGATTATCTTACAAAGCCATTTAACCCTAGAGAACTTACTATTCGTGCACGAAATTTATTACATCGCACGATGACATTAAATGGTAAAGAAGCCCATTTACAACGTGAGAACTATCGTTTTAATGGTTGGACGCTGGATTTAAATAGCCATAATTTAATTACACCAGAAGGCGTTGAATTTAAATTGCCTCGTAGTGAATTTCGTGCCATGTTGCATTTCTGTGAAAACCCAGGCAAATTGCAAACACGTGAAGAATTATTGCAAAAAATGACAGGGCGTGAATTAAAACCACAAGATCGTACTGTAGATGTAACAATTCGTCGTATTCGTAAGCATTTTGAAGATCATCCTAATACACCAGAAATCATTGCTACCGTGCATGGTGAAGGCTATCGTTTCTGTGGTGAATTAGAAGAGTAA
- a CDS encoding DUF711 family protein, whose translation MDYKNKELCRLRTISFFLTLHKDKTQWEDALYSVKRDVDLLLPAVQKAGYTLQSIRVITNPFGEYLDLTNLQTAKADLQYLTELLNKFNESGIRLRFAIGAARNKEEIALLPELIAAYGDLCNACVNVPLDENGVLDNELIEQSVYAVQRIANITPRGEGNFNFTVNFNCKPFIPYFPAGYHLSHLPNSFVIGLETPDLLVEVLKSVPKSPHNQFYADCYQAMSQALQYHVDQVLEMLSAAKLSGEFEFAGIDSSAAPSKNCASMTKVYELMGLPYFGAAGSVEVSALLTKVFKSVQRVPLVGFSGLMLAVTEDLGLAEGTQKQDFDIRALLTYSAVCGIGLDTVPVAGNAKAESIAAIMRDTGTMAFRLNKPLTVRLFPIPNKVAGEISEFESDDLCNCRLLHIPD comes from the coding sequence ATGGATTATAAAAATAAAGAATTATGTCGTCTCCGCACAATCAGTTTTTTTCTGACGTTACATAAAGATAAAACGCAATGGGAAGACGCCCTTTATTCGGTGAAACGTGATGTGGATTTATTATTGCCAGCTGTTCAGAAAGCAGGTTATACCTTGCAATCGATTCGAGTGATCACCAATCCCTTTGGTGAATATTTGGATTTAACCAATTTGCAGACAGCAAAAGCAGATTTGCAGTATTTAACGGAATTATTGAATAAATTTAATGAAAGTGGAATTCGTCTTCGATTTGCAATAGGTGCAGCGAGAAATAAAGAGGAAATTGCTTTATTACCAGAGTTAATCGCCGCTTATGGCGACTTGTGTAATGCTTGTGTCAATGTGCCATTAGATGAAAATGGCGTGTTAGATAATGAACTTATTGAGCAATCTGTTTATGCGGTACAACGAATTGCAAATATCACACCACGTGGCGAAGGTAATTTTAACTTTACGGTGAATTTTAACTGCAAGCCATTTATTCCTTATTTCCCCGCCGGTTATCATCTAAGTCATTTACCAAACAGTTTTGTCATTGGTTTAGAAACACCCGATTTATTAGTCGAAGTATTAAAATCTGTGCCAAAATCGCCTCATAATCAATTTTATGCTGATTGTTATCAGGCTATGTCGCAAGCTCTGCAATATCATGTAGATCAAGTATTAGAGATGTTAAGTGCGGCCAAATTATCAGGTGAATTTGAATTTGCAGGCATTGATAGTTCGGCGGCACCATCTAAAAATTGTGCATCCATGACAAAAGTGTATGAATTAATGGGATTACCCTATTTTGGTGCGGCTGGTTCAGTCGAGGTTTCTGCGCTACTGACAAAAGTGTTTAAATCAGTCCAACGTGTGCCATTGGTTGGGTTTTCTGGATTAATGTTGGCGGTGACAGAAGATTTAGGTTTAGCCGAAGGGACACAAAAACAAGATTTCGATATTCGTGCTTTACTGACGTATAGCGCAGTATGTGGTATCGGTTTAGATACGGTCCCTGTAGCGGGAAATGCTAAGGCTGAAAGCATCGCGGCGATTATGCGTGATACGGGGACGATGGCATTTCGCTTAAATAAACCACTAACTGTACGCTTATTTCCCATTCCGAATAAGGTTGCAGGTGAAATATCAGAATTTGAGAGTGATGATTTATGTAACTGCCGCCTTTTACACATTCCTGATTAA
- a CDS encoding type B 50S ribosomal protein L31, which yields MKKGIHPENYRTVLFYDSNAKQGFLIRSCAKTNNTMKWEDGNEYPVFMCDTSSASHPFYTGKTRQIGNEGRASEFANRYGKFGAFKSK from the coding sequence ATGAAAAAAGGCATTCACCCTGAAAATTATCGTACCGTTTTATTTTATGATTCCAATGCGAAACAAGGCTTTCTCATCCGTTCTTGTGCTAAAACTAACAACACCATGAAATGGGAAGATGGTAACGAATACCCTGTATTTATGTGTGATACTTCATCTGCTTCTCACCCATTTTATACTGGTAAAACTCGTCAAATTGGTAACGAAGGTCGTGCAAGTGAATTTGCAAACCGCTACGGTAAGTTTGGTGCATTTAAATCAAAATAG
- a CDS encoding DoxX family protein: protein MKNLEKYSPYVLALLRIIAAYMFILHGTAKFWEFPVSMTGGNGAVGDPLMIVGGIIEIVGSILLILGLFVRPAAFILSGQMAYAYFFMHVAGKGNLFFPIANGGELALFYSLVFFYFVFAGAGAFSLDNRKR from the coding sequence ATGAAAAACTTAGAAAAATATTCTCCGTATGTTTTAGCTTTATTACGTATCATCGCTGCCTATATGTTTATCTTGCACGGTACAGCGAAATTCTGGGAATTCCCAGTGTCAATGACTGGTGGTAATGGTGCGGTGGGCGATCCACTAATGATCGTTGGTGGGATAATTGAGATTGTCGGTTCAATCTTATTAATTTTAGGTTTATTTGTTCGCCCAGCGGCATTTATCCTTTCAGGTCAAATGGCTTATGCATATTTCTTCATGCATGTAGCAGGTAAAGGGAATTTGTTCTTCCCAATCGCGAACGGTGGTGAACTTGCTTTATTTTATTCTTTAGTGTTCTTCTATTTTGTGTTTGCTGGTGCCGGCGCATTTTCTCTAGACAACCGCAAACGTTAA
- the ykgO gene encoding type B 50S ribosomal protein L36 encodes MKVLSSLKSAKNRPGCKIVRRHGVVYVISKTNPRFKARQGGKKKG; translated from the coding sequence ATGAAAGTATTATCTTCACTCAAAAGTGCTAAAAACCGTCCTGGCTGCAAAATTGTTCGCCGCCACGGTGTCGTCTATGTCATTTCGAAAACCAACCCTCGCTTTAAAGCGCGTCAAGGTGGGAAAAAGAAAGGTTAA